The Agromyces atrinae genome window below encodes:
- a CDS encoding ribulose-bisphosphate carboxylase large subunit family protein translates to MTTPSYVTATYIVESQLDIHAAAEVLAGEQSTGTFVRVARESDELRERSAARIVSIEELAPSGLSPLPGALGDPALLKRARIMLRFPLANFGPSLPNLLAAVAGNLFELKEFAAVKLVDLDLPYEFAERYPGPAFGVEGTRRLMSRPTGAMVGTIVKPSIGLSPAELAELVGELVEAGIDFIKDDELQANGPGAPLAERVRAVMPVIERYADKTGRKPMYAFNITDDIGRLEANHDLVVGAGGTCVMACINMVGLAGVEFLRRHSTVPIHGHRAMFGAISRSSQVGFTFRAWQKLARLSGVDHLHTNGISNKFYESDAEVLDSIAAVREPLLGLGTTVPVLSSGQWAGLAHATYNEIHTTDVLVLAGGGIHGHPDGSAAGVRSMRDAWESAAAGDSLATAEDRSPALRRAIETFGPARV, encoded by the coding sequence ATGACGACTCCCTCCTACGTCACAGCGACGTACATCGTCGAGAGCCAACTCGACATCCACGCCGCCGCCGAGGTGCTCGCGGGCGAGCAGTCGACGGGCACGTTCGTGCGCGTCGCGCGCGAGTCCGACGAGCTGCGCGAGCGGTCGGCGGCGCGCATCGTGAGCATCGAGGAACTCGCGCCGTCGGGCCTCTCGCCGCTGCCCGGTGCGCTCGGCGACCCCGCGCTGTTGAAGCGCGCGCGCATCATGCTGCGCTTCCCGCTCGCGAACTTCGGGCCGTCGCTGCCGAACCTGCTCGCGGCCGTCGCCGGCAACCTCTTCGAACTCAAGGAGTTCGCGGCGGTCAAGCTCGTCGACCTCGACCTTCCGTACGAGTTCGCCGAGCGCTACCCCGGCCCCGCGTTCGGCGTCGAGGGCACGCGTCGCCTCATGTCGCGGCCCACGGGCGCCATGGTCGGCACGATCGTCAAGCCGAGCATCGGACTCTCGCCCGCAGAGCTCGCGGAGCTCGTCGGCGAGCTCGTCGAGGCCGGCATCGACTTCATCAAGGATGACGAGCTGCAGGCCAACGGCCCCGGAGCGCCCCTCGCCGAACGCGTGCGCGCGGTCATGCCCGTCATCGAGCGCTACGCCGACAAGACCGGCCGGAAGCCGATGTACGCTTTCAACATCACCGACGACATCGGCCGCCTCGAGGCCAACCACGACCTCGTCGTCGGTGCGGGAGGCACGTGCGTCATGGCGTGCATCAACATGGTCGGCCTCGCGGGTGTCGAGTTCCTCCGCCGCCACTCGACCGTGCCGATCCACGGCCACCGCGCGATGTTCGGAGCGATCAGTCGCTCGTCGCAGGTCGGCTTCACGTTCCGCGCGTGGCAGAAGCTCGCCCGCCTGTCGGGCGTCGACCACCTCCACACCAACGGCATCTCGAACAAGTTCTACGAGAGCGACGCCGAGGTGCTCGACTCGATCGCCGCCGTGCGTGAACCGCTGCTCGGGCTCGGCACGACCGTGCCCGTGCTGTCGTCGGGCCAGTGGGCGGGGCTCGCGCACGCGACGTACAACGAGATCCACACGACCGACGTGCTCGTGCTCGCCGGCGGCGGCATCCACGGTCACCCCGACGGGTCGGCCGCGGGAGTTCGCAGCATGCGCGACGCGTGGGAATCGGCTGCGGCCGGCGACTCGCTCGCGACGGCCGAAGACCGCTCACCGGCGCTCCGCCGCGCGATCGAGACCTTCGGACCGGCGCGTGTCTGA